A single Amphiura filiformis chromosome 19, Afil_fr2py, whole genome shotgun sequence DNA region contains:
- the LOC140140690 gene encoding uncharacterized protein — protein sequence MARTRTWDWDWDRYRDECESNPCQNGGFCIDGVSQYNCICRSGFSGTRCMTNIDECASGPCLNGGRCRDGVNHYSCICPSGFAGTRCSVEHDLEIWKCDDIFRTSSTEYVRVFFLRGRQAQNNVGASGGYHREFNPPSGSIFKAGTITSVRFTVTDENTVNISCTFKVQVQHDQRACHVGPEIPPKDEFPWAGLTPPYGYKGIRGGYVYILAADYYTIYCNGSVSSWDYFAETSAAFRAIVFRPGGNPKQWTIVGINDIPPHTAKYQYKSTYVVPYGDRISVEAGDVIGVAVGEARG from the exons ATGAATGTGAATCCAACCCTTGTCAAAATGGTGGTTTTTGTATAGATGGTGTCAGCCAGTATAACTGTATCTGCCGAAGTGGATTTTCTGGAACAAGATGCATGACAA ATATAGATGAATGTGCTTCTGGTCCTTGTCTAAATGGTGGTAGATGTAGAGATGGTGTCAACCACTATAGCTGTATCTGTCCAAGTGGATTTGCTGGAACAAGATGCTCTGTGGAACACG ATCTTGAAATCTGGAAATGTGATGATATATTCAGGACGTCTTCAACAGAATATGTAAGAGTATTTTTCCTTCGCGGACGCCAAGCACAAAATAACGTAGGTGCTAGTGGGGGATATCACAGGGAATTCAATCCACCATCGGGCAGCATCTTCAAAGCTGGGACAATAACATCCGTCCGATTTACAGTTACCGATGAAAACACAGTCAATATTTCGTGTACATTCAAAGTGCAAGTCCAACACGACCAAAGAG CATGTCACGTTGGACCCGAAATACCACCGAAAGACGAATTTCCGTGGGCAGGCCTTACGCCACCTTACGGCTATAAGGGGATTCGAGGTGGATACGTTTACATTTTAGCAGCAGATTATTATACAATATATTGCAATGGATCTGTATCTAGTTGGGACTATTTTGCAGAGACGTCCGCAGCTTTCCGAGCTATAGTATTTAGACCTGGTGGTAACCCGAAACAGTGGACCATTGTCGGTATCAATGACATTCCTCCTCATACAGCCAAATACCAGTATAAGTCTACATACGTTGTTCCGTACGGTGATCGCATATCGGTTGAAGCGGGTGACGTTATCGGTGTCGCAGTCGGTgaagccagaggatga